CCGTGCGGCTCCAGCGTCAGTTCCCGCACGTCGTCGGGCCGCCGGTCGAGCCGGACCACCAGGTGGTCGGACGACAGCCGCTCCGCGGAACCCTCGCCCCACTCCACGACCACGGCGGCCGATTCGAGGTCGGTGTCCAGGTCCAGGTCGTCGAGCTGCGTCAGGTCACCGCCGAGGCGGTAGGCGTCGACGTGCACCAGCGCGACGCCCCGCTCCCCCGCCGGGTGCACCCGCGCGAGCACGAACGTCGGCGAGCTGACCCGCCCGGACACGCCCAGCCCGGCCGCGATCCCGCGCGTCAGCACGGTCTTGCCCGCGCCGAGCGGACCGGCGAGCAGGACGACGTCGCCCGCCCG
The window above is part of the Amycolatopsis thermoflava N1165 genome. Proteins encoded here:
- the tsaE gene encoding tRNA (adenosine(37)-N6)-threonylcarbamoyltransferase complex ATPase subunit type 1 TsaE; this translates as MSIELPTADDTVAFGESLGRTLRAGDVVLLAGPLGAGKTVLTRGIAAGLGVSGRVSSPTFVLARVHPAGERGVALVHVDAYRLGGDLTQLDDLDLDTDLESAAVVVEWGEGSAERLSSDHLVVRLDRRPDDVRELTLEPHGSWVERVPELVG